One Carya illinoinensis cultivar Pawnee chromosome 5, C.illinoinensisPawnee_v1, whole genome shotgun sequence genomic window, TGGTTTGTGCGCAGGTCCCAAATGACCAATCGGCAATCGTCCCCAACAGAcccaaataaattttcattctttgaatGCCAGGATACATCTTCAACAACACTTTCATGAGCCTGTGAATTACATTCACAAATCACATAAGACAACGTACAAAATGTGCTATGCCCAAGACACCAGcattttagggaaaaaaaaatgatacactGATTCGGAAAATTACCTCATAAACATGCAATGCATCAAGCACTCTATCTTGAGCCATGGCAGACACGTCCCACAAACATATCTTATGGTCATGAGAGCCACTTAAAAGGAATCCCTCTTTGAGGGGACTCCAAGACAACCCATAGCCTTCCATATCATGACCCCTTAACCTCAAATCAGGATCACAATCACCCCCTTGGTCCTTCGCCAACTGTTTCGTACAATCAAAAACATAAACCTCAGACCCACTTGTCTTAGCTCCCACAATTGCCGGGTTCTGTGGCATACCCCGCGCCCTATTCACCTCTCCATCAACACGTATCTTCTGTGTTACCTCCACCTACAAACATCCcaaacaaaacaattaaaacataggTTCAGCTAGAAATTTCAATACCGGCCAGTAAAAAATAATCCTTAAATAAGGGCGTAGACATCTCTTGCGTGTTTTTTTCCTACGGAAGTACCAAAGAATCAAAGATACACATCAAAACATTCCGCTATaagtttttatcaaaatattcgGCACCCAAAGGATAATTCTTCATAATGACAAAGTGAGTAGCTTTTCTATCACCTCTAACTATGCGagcactaaatatatatatatatatatatatatatatatatatatatatatatatatatatatattaaacacgTTTACCTAACGATTTTCACAAACACTTGGTACCCACAACAAAACTCATCAAATACCACATACCCAAGGCATAATACGTAAAAAATACTGAATGCCCAAAAAATAACACGCGGAATGTATTTCTGGAAGAACCAGAACACTGACCTTAGGGAGAATGGGATTCTTGGCATTGCAATCTGTGTTGGTTTCAGACTCGTTGCTGGGGAGGAGAGCGTCGGCGACCATGAGAAAATTGGGGAAACCTTCGGATGTATGGGTCCCGAGGACAAGTCTGTGGACGGAAAGAGATGGGTTGGAGGGGTACGGCAGCGGGGCCTGAAGTGGAACCCAGTGGACGGTGAGAGACGGCCATTCGAGAGGGTGGGAGATGACCAGATCGTAAAGGAAAGGCGTGTTCTTCTTCCATACGGCGTAGTCCTCCTCCACCTGTTCGAGACCCGTCTCTTGTTGCTGTTCTTCCGCCATCTCTCTGTCCGCCAAGCTTCTGGCTTCGTTCTGGCTTTTCTGGATTTCCCGCCAAGCAAAAAGGTAATGGAGCGAAGGACCGGGCGCGGGGTGGAATTTATTAGCATAGGTTTTGGGCTGGACTGGAAATGCTGTTAGTTAAAAAAGAGAGTTGAAAGCTACATTATGGAAGGTCCAAATAAAACATGAGAAATGGCCCAAAAACAGATACGGAGAAAAAGTGCAAGATAAATGCAactcaaattaatattttgtggAAGCTATGttccttataatatttttacagtatataaaattcaaaatcctTCATATATTCTATAAATCTCATTTCtcaattgttattttatatcaaTCTAACACTTATAATCCTTAGTATTTATAatatgagtaatattacatataatcatataatgcgtaagtattgtataattattttgaaaaatagtaagatctactattaaaaaattaatttttaaatatacaaatctcatattttttcacttttttcaaattgattacgTGGCACTTGCACAATCATAtctgcaactatcatttctcttataatatTTGACACCTATAAACTCTAAAGAATATCAATgatgttatgaaactaaaagagaaatgatattgcaagaaaaatagttgTTCTTCAATGTAAAACTTGATCATATACAAGTAAatgatactcatatatataggagtacaaaagagTAGGTATaccttaaattttaattaattgttaaagatagatcttaattgatggctcaatggtcttaattaatggttaAAGATTGATCTTGATTGATGGCtaaatggtcttaattgataACTATGTATGGtcatacaaataagtttataacactcTCCCTTTGGATAACtatacataaagaatatgcctcgttaaaatctTGTAAGGAAAAATCCAATAGAAAAAAaacaatggcgaaggaaaaagagtacaatattcatgtatatCGCAAAATGtcttaagattgcctcattaaaaccttgtaaaggaaaacccaataggataaaaccttagcgaaggaaaaatagtacaattagcataagtcttcaagacatttacTCCCTCTGAAAaatgcatgataataggtcttcaagtgttcgcattccaatgttctgcacaatcttcttaaatgttgcaattggtaatattttagtgaataaatctgtcagattatcacttgactgTATCTGCTTGatattaatttcacatttctcctgaagttcatgggtataaaagaatttaaataaaatatgtttagttctatcAATTTTGATATATCCTCATCTAATTTGAATAATACAAGTAGCATTATTTTCGTATAAAATTGTtagactatcattaatcactggaagaccacacttttcttaaatatattgaATCATTGATCTTAACTAAATATATTCTCGACttgcctcatgaattgcaatgatctctgagcgatttgaagaggtagcaaaTAGTGTTtatttgacagatctccatgatatagcagaattctcataagtaaatacatatccaatttgagatctacctctgtgtggatctgaaagataacatgcatctgcatatccaactaattgtgtaCTTGATCCATgttcataaaataatctcatatcaaccgtacctcggaGGTATCGAAGGACATgtttaatgtcattccaatgtcttcgagttagtgcggaactatatcttgtaagtaaattaactaaaaatgcaatatcaagccGAGTGCAATTTGTAAAATACATCAGGGCTctaattgcactgagataaggtatttcaagactaagaatttcttcatcgtcttcacaaggacgaaatggatctttctaCACATCAAGTGATCAAACAACCATTAGAGTACTCAGGAGATGAGCTCtttccatgtaaaagtgtttcaaaacGTTCTCtatataatttgactgatgaatgagaattcaatttttcaaatgctTGAGCTGCAGGccaagacaaaatttcgttttgccaatgtctttcatttcaaattcattttttaaatacgtAGTGGTTCTTCTGATATCTTCAGgggttccaacaagatttaaatcatcaacataaatcgcaataataacaaatccaaagtctgatttcttaataaaaacacatgggcatattggattattctcaaatccttctttcaatagatatttgctaaggcgtttataccacatacGTTCGGATtactttaacccatataaagatctttaaaatttaatagaatacatatttctagatgtaattagattagaagcttcaggcattttatatcattcagggattttcatatatatgtcatgatccaatgatccatataaatatgctatgaccacatccatcaactgtgtatccaatctttttgtaactaccaaactaatcaaaaatttgaatgtgattgcatccataacaagaGAGTATGTTTCTTCATAATCAATCCCtagtttctgcaggaaaccctgtgcaacaagtcgtgctttatatcgcataatttcattgctctcattacgcttacgtataaatactcatttatatcaataggcattacaccctttggtatTTGTACAATTGGTCCATAGACCTCTCACTTTGCTAGAGAGTTTAATTCAGcctcaatagctgatttccattttgacCATTTATTTCACGTCAACATTTTTCGACAGttattggctcaatttcttcattatttttGGTAATATCAATGgcaattttatatgaaaatatcttgtcgacaacagttttatttctatctaaaatttctccaatactcatgaaatgtatcgagatctcgttattttcgggtacctgtccctcttcaaggaaatacatttcattaaatacctattcaggaggttctttttcAAGAGATTTAGTCTCTTCAGAaacatcaattactcttatggcctgtgttgtgggtaggggtgagcatcgaccgatccggaccggcaaaaccgaccggaccggcactgtttagtccggtcccatttttaaggaccggaccggaccgaatagaaataaataaaaaaataaatattatttatatatattatttatataatagttgtatataattaaattattaattatataattatatatggtataaaaaaatattaatagtctaatatagaatatagttatactaaatcactataactaatacttcaacaatagttatagtgacctatactaatagtctactattaatactaatatactattatataatttatatagttatactaatcactataattaatactatgtatagctatatagtatatttatcactttaattaatataatttaaatatcactagacttatatttaatgaatatataaaaatcattatagttaatacttatatagttatactaaagcaTTGATttaccataactaatattactaatatataactatattaatggtctaatactattataatttgggtagttatactaatcataataagttaataactaaatcactagaaatataactatatatatttagtatgaatgtattattatattatttaatatataactataatatatagtactagtatatattaatatattataagagttatagtataaatataatatataaattataatatactaaatcaccataatagtaactaatactaatatatagttatactaatagtctactattatataattatactaatcactataattaaaactaatatatagctatataatatacttatatagttgtactaatactattagtctattatatactcTAAAACTCAATTccaatataggctatatagttataactaatactaatatttatattaatactaatgatgtagaatatagttatactaactaattgattcaacataactaatattactaatataatatagccaaattgaattattaatagtctaatactaatacaattatatagttatactaatcataaattcataataaataaatcattataagtctataactatatatatttagtatcaatgtattactatattctttaatgtataactattaactataatatatagtactagtataaccgatcaaaaatatatatatataatactagtatatatattaatgtattaacatattataaaagttatagaataaattataatatatcacatatttgtaaatttataatagtattattatagttagcttaatatataatatgttagtattaaatcactataactacatagagtattagtaataagagtattactattatttaatatagtattacatatagtattactatcattacatatacttattagttatagtattagtactagtatagttattaatactagtatagttattagtactaatagactaatagtattagttattagtattacatatagttacatatatagttatcactattactattattatatatagttattagttatagtatagttattattacatatatttattagttatagtattattactaatagactaatagtattagcatattactaatatatatataatagtatactatatgtatatatattaaatatattacaatataattacataaatattagaaaaaatgtcattaaatattagcatattagataaatatatagttatcactattactattattacatatagttattagttatagtatagttattattacatatatttattagttatagtattattactaatagactaatagtattagcatattactaatatatatataatactatatgtatatatattaaatatattacaatataattacataaatattaaaaaaatgtcaaccttggaccgaccggactgaataggaccggaccggaccggtcctgatggagttcggtccggtccagggtgggaaaaccctggaccgaataggtccggtccggtccacaaaacctccccggaccggaccggaccggaccgaactcacccctagttGTGGGTAtcgactcttcaggagtaccaaattcattttgtatttttctcttccgaAGAATTTTGTCATTTGTACCAATAAGTCATCCatgcttcaggcgtatcttagactcacCTATTACTGTTTTGGAAACTTGTCATTCAGGAACtacaatccttgctggaacattaacagcaggaatgtATGATTTTATCACACATTTAGTGTCAAtaaatacatccggtaattgatttgcaacactttacaaatgaataattttttgaacctctagtttacattcatttgtacgatgatcaaattgggaaacgattttatttttccaagtaatttcCTATCGCGCTTTAGGTACTGACTTCTCATTACCTAatattggaaaaatggattcgttaaAATAACAATCCTCAAAACATGCCTTAAACATAACCCCTGTAAAATGCTCAATGTAtctaataatagatggagaatcaaacccaacatatatcccaagtctacgttgaggacCCATCTTTATACGTTATAGAGGTGCAATTAGAACATAAAccgtacatccaaaaatacgaagatgagaaatattttgttgttgaccaaatgcaagctgtaatggagaatatttgtgatatgctgacgGACTAACTCGAAAGTCGAATCAACGATGCTGCATGaagtatagcatgtccccagGCAAAAATAGGAAGTTTTGATTTCATAAGTAAAGGTCTAATGATTAGTTGaagcattttaattaatgattcaaataaaccattttgagtgtgtgtgtgggtaactggatgttcaacatctatttttattgacatgcaatagttATCAAAATCTTGATATGTAAATTcacctgcattatccaatcgaatagttttaattggatagttaGGGAATTATGCTtgtagtttaattatttgggcaaagagtttagcaaatgcaatatttctagcggaaagtagacaaacatgtgaccatcgacttgatgcatcaattaaaatcataaagtaTTTGAACgttccacttgatggttgaataaaCTCACATATATCCCCACGAATCATTTGTAAAAATGACGaaaattcaaaaacaacctTTGAGAGATGATGGTTTAATAATCAATTTACCCtaagaacatgcagagcatggatattcactggataagataatcttctgattctttaggggatgctcatacaaattatcaattattcctctcatcattattgatcccggatgttcAAGGtaatcatgccaagtcataaatacttTGGGGTCAATACACTTCTAATGTATTACCACATATAATTCGattgttctcatttctgtataatacaatccagatgagagagcagacagtttttctaatacaagTTTTtggttctaaattattttagtaatgaaaaGATACTCTTTATTGTTTTCGTTAgtagtttcaatatgacaaccattacgacgtatatccttaaaaatcaataaatttcttctggatcatgaaaaaaataacgtgaagaaaataaagtatcatcaatacaaaatttggtacCATTAGGAAACACAATAgaagctcttccggagccttcaattagattcaaTGAACCAAATATGGTATGAAcgtaggctttactcaatgttagattttgaaaatattttttatccttaagaattgtgcgagctgtagcactgtcagccagacatacatatCTATTATTCATCTCAGAAATAAAAAGTTCATCAGTAAGATttatgattctacaaaatatataaaactttcattactacaaaatattgcaaaatataaaaaagttttacaataagataaataaaatacattaattaaaaatgaacacttcaatcaccaatcaaatgatcaactTTACCACTATAATCTTCAAAGAAATGAGAAACATCAATGTTTGTAATATCTTATCCATTTATAGAAACTAAAACATTTGATAATTCagcaaaatttcttttaaacttttttattttttctttcatagaagtttggtataagtcaaccaagtgcttagttGTATGACAGGTACGAAACCAATGTCCAATCATACCACATCTATAGCATctatcttcatctttttttaaaaatttgttttgagtacCTTTACCATTCtttgagttgaaccacttctggtggtacggtatatatatatatatatatattattatcatttttagtGTGGTcgcttctaggacctccacttttATAGTTTTTCCTACATAGTTCACGTCCTCGGtttttttgaaaagatgcaACATTCGCTTCTGGGAGTGGTGTAAAtttaatatcattcacttcagggaatgatatagaactagtaggacgtgactgatgatttcttaacaaaaacttattattttgctcagccacTAGAAAACAAGATATaaattcagaatattttttaatctttcgctttcgatactgctgctgcaggagcacattcgatgcATGAAAGTAGTATATgccttctctaacaagtcatcttcagtgactttttcaccacataattttaatattgaggtaattttaaagagtgcagagttatactcactaacactcttgaagtcttgcaaatTTAGGTGAATctaatcatgacgagcttttagGAGAATTACAATTTGCTGGTGCTCATATCTCTTCCTTAAattattccacaaaataaggaAATCGTTCACCAtaagatactcagtttttaattcttcatgaagatggtgccgaaggaaaatcattgtctTAGCGTGATTCTGtcgggacccttgatttccttctttaattataTCTCACAAGTTCATCGCAttcagatggatctcagcatcaaggatccaagataaataattttttccagaaatgtcaagagcgatgaattccaattttgtaagatttgagattttctacatatataaatcaggaacataagtatatttatattgtaaataagaaatatatttacaaaatcatgagaataaacatagagtttcatcaagtaataataagtaatgtaacatttcatattcattttggaaactataaataatatattgaaaaacttacttgaagtaaaaGACTACCAGCTTCAAAATCGTTAGAATCTTTGTGTTGATAATgtattatgaaactaaaagagaaatgataatacAAGAGAAAAAGTTGGTCTTCAATACAAAACTTGatcatatacaagtgaatgataccaatatatataaaaatacaaaagataATGTATAGCttaagtgtaacagcccgctagaaattcaattgtgaaatttctattaactttaggaatctcgtgaaaaacccataagttttcacgaatccattaatcgtataggtttttgtctaactacatagttagtgttattatttactatgatatcagaagtgtatttttgattattggagatagttagaagtgtcaaaatgtattatgatttgtgccattagactcggaggattatttaaagtcttatggcgcaataacattttttcatattttcagacaaaacgtctgttcaaaactgtagatattattagataaaaagaaatatcttgaggtaattttcgtgaatattattgggtaaaaatattttgagttgatttttatatatattattagataaaaatatcttaaattgatttttgtagatattattggatagaatattatgagataatcttttatagatattttgggtaggagaaaaccacactcaactctcaactccagccttatcacctcccttatctcgtccataaatgtgtccagccagcacccatgaacttatcttcaattactccttctaataaaagattatcaaacactctctctcggacagattttaggagatcttttgcacgcccatgtcgaagctgttgtaagtgttttatcataaagtctccttcatataagttgttcctttttgagtctagtttatatggatatcttattcgccccatttgaaaatcatttggtcagtcaaatattgtgtaaactatagaaaggtcattctgggagataaactggagaatatgttatagtttggagtttttgaccaaactaatggatagatattggtccgaaatttttatggagtattgttaacatgtatatgtgactattggttgaggatttttgcatgattaaaggttttgatgaaagatgttcttagatttagaaacttagaaactggaaaagggaaaacagtttctgttttgagaaagtttaactctttggtggtctaaacctattctaatgactttgataattttattggaggatcctaaacattttatatacatgttatattattattttgaagatatttgatgttagtttcaaagatatgaaattttatgcaaagagatattcagataagccaaagtgtggatattcttggctaaatttatgttttggttaatttctaaccatgtgatcttgaattagaagcttgtatatgttttaggatatctttttaaaccatgtaatggtttggtttgaagatcatatatttataagtcatagatcaagagatttatcaaaactagttgaggaaaaagttcctgtttttggactaagtgtaaaaccaaaaactccaaatgttattttgtgattttggtgactttagtttgatgatttaaagcatggttgatgttaggatgatattatgaatatgttagaagtaagatttgatttttgaaattcttggagatgttttgatttaaggtcaaaacttgtgattcaagtgcttggatctttttacaaaaaagtttggtgttgattattagctttttctaaatggatgttttaagtatggttttgaacttaggattggaagatgtttgttgcaaaattttggtttaagcatgagttttgaagttggaaggaattgtaacaaaaataaagggaaatgacctatggatgtttcgaccatagtgtgttcttcatagttgtgttttgttttaaattttctgagttgatatttaagtttaggacaaaatttacataaggaatgtaaattttagaaacttttagaattagtatgcaaaatccttaagttatgggtaaaacggtcattttcccatatgtagagagtaaaatgaaaattttactctttaagttagtattttccatatttcaaattattagtgatttagttctaacttttagaatcactaattacagttcatcgtgatcgcacttgaagttttataagaaacgcggagatcgaggtaagttagcttttaacttactagcagtctactgtgtatgtgtgctaagtaaaggagctgtagtgtatgtatgtatgttatcatatatgtcatgccatgccaagttatcacgtaattatctattatacagaatttattctgtcatcaatttt contains:
- the LOC122309817 gene encoding WD-40 repeat-containing protein MSI3 — encoded protein: MAEEQQQETGLEQVEEDYAVWKKNTPFLYDLVISHPLEWPSLTVHWVPLQAPLPYPSNPSLSVHRLVLGTHTSEGFPNFLMVADALLPSNESETNTDCNAKNPILPKVEVTQKIRVDGEVNRARGMPQNPAIVGAKTSGSEVYVFDCTKQLAKDQGGDCDPDLRLRGHDMEGYGLSWSPLKEGFLLSGSHDHKICLWDVSAMAQDRVLDALHVYEAHESVVEDVSWHSKNENLFGSVGDDCRLVIWDLRTNQPQHSVKAHEKEVNYLSFNPYNEWILATASSDTTIGLFDTRKLSVPLHVLSSHSEEVFQVEWDPNHETVLASSADDRRLMVWDLNRIGDEQSEGDAEDGPPELLFSHGGHKAKISDFSWNKYQPWVIASVGEDNTVQVWQMAESIYRDDDDMQPTDE